The following are encoded in a window of Paenibacillaceae bacterium GAS479 genomic DNA:
- a CDS encoding Phosphatidylserine/phosphatidylglycerophosphate/cardiolipin synthase, translating into MSRLNQKPTQDPATQAPNHASSSDSSMVSPVGQVERKTNPSSRQRRRFHLFRSRWSFAVFLLLLVYGGVIIYQANKPLPDGISFEGSRHMVPESGLELLTDLTYEDDDGGKVAEQEIFGRMLQAIEEAEQFIVLDMFLYNGYYNEDQSFPALSRKITDALIAQKKKHPSLSVTVITDDVNTSYGSHPNEDQELLKQAGIEVAVTDVDPLRDSNPLYTAGWRMTASWFGQEGRGWLPNKMATGAPDMTLRSYLKLLNAKANHRKVLITETTLVVASANAHDASFYNSNSGYAVTGSPALLKEALRTEQVGLDMSGSGIKLPKLEGSGAPAESDPDSGTAKSESADSGTSESGATEPTESGSSAESGAGVNASFNVGVQLLTEGRIQEHALRDLRAAGKGDRVWLGMFYLADRKVIQELLAASDRGSLVRLILDPNEVAFGNSKIGVPNRPVAAELLEKSENRIHIRWYNTDKEQYHTKLMLIAGADGSVVHNGSANFTTRNLEDLNLETNLRVEAPAGSKTALETEAYFERLWNNDGGRFTLDYSEYEEKTEWLKRILYRMQDQLGFTTF; encoded by the coding sequence ATGAGCCGATTGAACCAGAAACCAACTCAAGATCCGGCTACCCAGGCCCCGAACCATGCTTCTAGCAGTGATAGCTCCATGGTTTCTCCCGTCGGCCAAGTCGAACGCAAAACAAACCCATCATCGCGCCAGAGGCGCCGATTCCACCTTTTTCGCAGCCGCTGGTCATTCGCTGTTTTTCTATTGTTGCTTGTGTATGGGGGCGTCATCATCTATCAAGCGAACAAGCCACTTCCCGACGGCATATCCTTCGAGGGCTCCCGGCATATGGTACCGGAGTCTGGACTGGAGCTGCTGACCGATCTGACCTATGAGGATGACGACGGTGGGAAAGTGGCTGAGCAAGAGATATTCGGACGCATGCTCCAAGCGATTGAGGAAGCGGAGCAGTTCATCGTGCTCGATATGTTTCTTTATAACGGCTATTACAACGAGGATCAGAGCTTTCCGGCGCTGAGCCGGAAGATCACGGATGCTCTAATCGCGCAGAAGAAAAAGCATCCCAGCCTTAGCGTCACCGTCATCACGGATGATGTGAATACCTCCTACGGCTCTCATCCCAATGAGGATCAGGAGCTGTTGAAGCAGGCTGGGATTGAGGTTGCAGTTACCGATGTGGACCCGCTGCGCGACTCCAATCCGCTCTATACGGCTGGCTGGCGGATGACGGCCAGTTGGTTCGGCCAGGAGGGCAGAGGTTGGCTTCCCAACAAAATGGCGACCGGTGCCCCGGATATGACGCTGCGCTCTTATCTCAAGCTGCTGAACGCCAAGGCGAACCATCGAAAGGTGCTCATTACGGAAACGACGCTTGTCGTGGCCAGTGCTAACGCGCATGACGCCAGCTTTTACAATTCAAATAGCGGTTATGCCGTTACTGGTTCACCAGCTTTGCTGAAGGAGGCGCTGCGCACGGAGCAGGTGGGGCTTGATATGTCGGGTTCAGGGATCAAGCTGCCGAAGCTTGAGGGGAGTGGGGCCCCGGCGGAGTCTGATCCTGATTCAGGGACTGCTAAGTCGGAGAGTGCTGATTCAGGAACCAGTGAATCAGGAGCCACTGAGCCTACTGAATCTGGAAGTTCAGCAGAATCCGGTGCAGGCGTGAATGCATCTTTTAATGTGGGCGTGCAGTTGCTGACCGAAGGACGCATCCAGGAACATGCTCTGCGCGACTTGCGGGCTGCGGGCAAAGGGGATCGGGTTTGGCTGGGGATGTTTTATTTGGCCGACCGGAAAGTCATTCAAGAGCTGCTGGCTGCATCGGACAGGGGTTCGCTGGTAAGGTTGATTCTCGACCCTAATGAGGTCGCCTTCGGGAACTCCAAGATTGGTGTGCCGAACCGCCCGGTGGCCGCGGAGCTGCTGGAGAAGTCAGAGAATCGAATTCACATTCGCTGGTACAATACCGACAAGGAACAGTATCATACGAAGCTGATGCTCATCGCCGGAGCGGACGGCTCCGTCGTCCACAATGGCTCCGCCAACTTCACGACGCGCAATCTGGAGGATCTTAATCTGGAGACGAATCTACGCGTGGAGGCTCCGGCGGGCAGCAAGACCGCGCTGGAAACGGAGGCGTATTTCGAGAGGCTGTGGAACAACGATGGCGGCCGCTTTACCCTCGATTACAGCGAATATGAAGAGAAGACCGAATGGTTGAAGCGCATTCTCTACCGCATGCAGGATCAACTTGGGTTTACGACTTTTTAA
- a CDS encoding phosphoglycolate phosphatase → MALLLAGGKSFDVDALLFDKDGTLLEFSYTWGVWTRHMQEKFTSILEAKGIAPLSKDELGMEWGITFAPDGGSATAYDRGGPLAAGTLAELLSLLTACGYRRGLSWSESRVAAQECLKYTEEQMHTERPALALPGVPELLAACRQIGLPAAVVTADETTYAVQHLSWLGLDGYFAEIIGTDQVDQGKPFPDMVELACSRLGIDPTRVAVIGDTNGDMRMARAAGVGAAVGLAEGAATSELPDAEVIVPSCAQIELRA, encoded by the coding sequence ATGGCATTGCTGCTAGCTGGGGGAAAAAGCTTTGATGTAGATGCGTTACTGTTCGATAAGGACGGGACACTGCTGGAATTCAGCTACACTTGGGGTGTCTGGACTCGACATATGCAGGAGAAGTTTACGAGCATTCTAGAGGCAAAAGGGATCGCTCCGCTCAGTAAGGACGAGCTTGGCATGGAGTGGGGGATTACCTTCGCGCCGGACGGCGGCTCAGCGACAGCCTATGATCGCGGTGGACCGCTTGCAGCGGGTACACTGGCAGAGCTGCTTTCGCTGCTCACAGCTTGCGGCTACCGCCGTGGACTCAGCTGGAGCGAATCAAGGGTGGCGGCGCAGGAATGCTTGAAGTATACCGAGGAGCAGATGCATACGGAGCGGCCTGCTTTGGCGCTGCCCGGCGTGCCGGAGCTGCTTGCCGCTTGTCGGCAAATCGGACTGCCGGCTGCGGTGGTGACGGCGGATGAGACGACTTATGCGGTGCAACATCTAAGCTGGCTGGGCCTCGACGGGTATTTTGCTGAAATTATCGGCACTGACCAGGTAGATCAAGGTAAGCCTTTCCCTGATATGGTGGAGCTGGCTTGCAGCCGACTTGGTATCGATCCGACTCGTGTTGCCGTCATCGGCGATACGAACGGGGATATGCGTATGGCGCGCGCCGCCGGTGTAGGAGCAGCCGTAGGACTAGCCGAAGGCGCTGCTACTAGCGAACTGCCGGACGCCGAAGTAATCGTGCCTTCCTGTGCACAGATAGAGTTGCGGGCTTAG
- a CDS encoding Major Facilitator Superfamily protein: protein MQSWRLTFLLVSGLGISQLGNWIYFVAINLAILDLTGSAAAIAGLFMIRPMALLLTNFWSGSIVDRADVRKLMILTDVLRGALMVAIPFASSLWTIYGLVFLISLVGSFFGPSQSVYITKLIPGSERAHFNSILGMSGSGAFLLGPAISGLMIPHWGTDFSIFFNAITFFVCAVLIGLLPSVGKGKALTVKGACVEEQASTEERASVEQRSSVQEQASCEECVPVKEPTAIEKPAPASRGTPPLKRRKSSWKLLAADWREVGGFARSAKPFLLIYVLFQSCLLIGMAIDSQEATFIKLHLELSEADYGILLSTTGIGSLAGAFTAALLTKRFSFLWYLAIGPLFTSLFYFLFYAADGFWLASVAFIGLGFSFAYAGTGYATYFQKEVPTEVMGRVASAAEALQGALQIVLTLLVGLLADKLDLQAVCLAFAGLSVLFGLLLALRMAGNIRSQHDDAFSA, encoded by the coding sequence ATGCAATCTTGGAGACTAACCTTTTTACTCGTCAGTGGGCTAGGCATTTCGCAATTGGGCAACTGGATTTATTTTGTGGCGATTAATCTTGCTATACTTGATTTGACAGGCTCGGCAGCGGCGATCGCCGGGTTGTTCATGATCCGTCCAATGGCGCTGCTGCTGACTAACTTCTGGTCGGGTAGCATTGTGGATCGCGCCGACGTACGCAAGCTGATGATACTGACAGACGTGTTGCGGGGCGCGCTTATGGTGGCTATACCTTTTGCCAGCTCCTTGTGGACCATCTACGGCTTAGTGTTTCTGATCAGCTTGGTGGGATCTTTTTTCGGACCGAGCCAGTCGGTATACATCACGAAGCTGATTCCGGGGAGCGAGCGGGCGCACTTCAATTCTATTCTCGGGATGAGCGGATCCGGGGCTTTTCTGCTCGGTCCCGCTATTTCCGGCTTGATGATTCCTCACTGGGGCACGGATTTCAGTATCTTTTTCAATGCGATCACTTTTTTTGTCTGCGCGGTTTTGATTGGATTGTTGCCGTCGGTCGGCAAGGGGAAGGCGTTGACTGTAAAAGGAGCTTGCGTCGAAGAGCAGGCTTCTACTGAAGAGCGGGCCTCCGTTGAACAGAGGTCATCCGTTCAAGAGCAGGCTTCGTGCGAGGAGTGTGTGCCTGTCAAAGAACCGACTGCCATCGAGAAGCCGGCCCCCGCCAGCAGGGGAACACCCCCTTTGAAGCGGCGCAAAAGCTCCTGGAAACTGCTTGCTGCTGATTGGCGGGAAGTAGGGGGTTTTGCTAGATCCGCAAAGCCTTTTCTACTCATCTACGTCCTGTTCCAAAGCTGTTTGCTTATTGGAATGGCCATTGATTCACAGGAAGCTACCTTTATCAAGCTGCATCTGGAGCTGTCGGAAGCGGATTACGGCATCCTCCTCAGCACGACAGGCATCGGCTCACTGGCCGGGGCGTTCACAGCGGCGCTGCTAACAAAGCGCTTCTCTTTCCTCTGGTATTTGGCAATAGGACCGCTGTTCACCAGCCTGTTCTACTTCCTCTTTTATGCTGCAGACGGCTTCTGGCTGGCTTCGGTCGCGTTTATCGGGCTGGGATTCTCCTTTGCTTATGCGGGAACAGGGTATGCAACGTATTTCCAAAAGGAAGTGCCAACTGAGGTTATGGGCCGCGTCGCCAGTGCCGCAGAAGCGCTGCAGGGCGCTCTTCAAATTGTACTCACGCTGCTCGTTGGCTTGCTTGCGGATAAGCTTGATTTGCAGGCGGTATGTTTGGCCTTTGCCGGTCTATCCGTGCTGTTTGGCCTGTTGCTGGCGCTGCGGATGGCAGGAAATATACGCTCTCAACACGACGATGCCTTTTCTGCCTAA
- a CDS encoding protein-tyrosine phosphatase, producing MNEPLKESLNDSQTGSPNGAELLKDGLKQRLNLRQLGGLPTADGRRVKADRLFRSGEMTGVSDEELQLLEAFGLAFICDFRTEDKGLEVPTPRVGSTPYLQLPINGANFGVKDIHRLVGLIATGNPVENPLPDIYRGFVTDEQTRGTYTRLMRTLLEAEGRPVLWHCTAGKDRTGFAAAVILLALGATEETIVTDYLLTAEYRLEVTAKIMGQVQAALSDERVIDFVRSVLGVQPEYIRGALDEMRRVYGSTEAYLEQGLGVSREEQERLRSWYLE from the coding sequence ATGAACGAACCATTGAAAGAGTCATTGAACGATTCTCAAACCGGGTCTCCAAATGGGGCGGAGCTGCTCAAAGACGGGCTGAAGCAGCGCTTGAACCTGCGGCAGCTGGGAGGCTTGCCGACCGCAGACGGCCGCCGGGTGAAGGCAGACCGTTTGTTTCGCTCAGGTGAGATGACTGGGGTCAGCGACGAGGAGCTTCAGCTGTTGGAAGCTTTCGGATTGGCCTTCATTTGCGACTTCCGCACGGAGGACAAAGGACTTGAAGTGCCGACGCCCCGCGTAGGCAGTACGCCTTACCTGCAGCTTCCTATAAACGGGGCTAATTTTGGAGTCAAGGATATTCACAGATTAGTAGGACTCATTGCGACTGGCAACCCCGTTGAGAACCCCCTGCCGGACATTTATCGGGGATTTGTGACGGACGAGCAAACTCGCGGTACTTATACGCGCCTGATGAGAACGCTGTTGGAGGCTGAAGGCCGCCCCGTGCTGTGGCATTGCACGGCCGGCAAAGACCGGACCGGCTTCGCTGCAGCCGTCATTCTTTTGGCGCTCGGGGCGACAGAGGAAACAATTGTGACCGACTATTTGCTGACTGCGGAATACCGTTTGGAAGTTACCGCTAAAATTATGGGACAGGTGCAGGCTGCCTTGTCCGACGAGAGGGTAATTGACTTCGTTCGCTCTGTGCTTGGTGTGCAACCGGAGTACATTCGTGGGGCGCTGGATGAAATGCGCCGTGTGTACGGCTCTACGGAAGCTTATCTGGAGCAAGGTCTCGGCGTAAGCCGCGAGGAGCAGGAGCGGCTGCGGAGCTGGTATCTCGAATAG
- a CDS encoding voltage-dependent potassium channel beta subunit, animal, with product MSMSYRRLGSSGLKVSDISLGSWLTYGGYVERENAVQAIHKAYDLGINFFDTANVYEQGAAETLVGETIKAFPRHSYVLATKAFWPMGDLPNDRGLSRKHLTEQFHASLKRLDVDYVDIMYCHRHDPETPLYETLRTLDDFVRAGKVLYVGVSEWTASQIAEAHAVADRYLLDRIVVNQPQYNMFNRYIEPEIIPYSERSGVGQVVFSPLAQGLLTGKYTSVDNIPADSRAAKLDWMKKGITEQKLAQVQQLSSIASELDLTVGQLALAWILRQPNVASALVGASRPEQIIENAGASGVKLSQEIIDRIEEILSGQN from the coding sequence ATGAGTATGAGCTATCGCAGACTTGGAAGCAGCGGTTTAAAGGTGAGCGACATCAGCCTGGGCAGTTGGCTGACCTACGGCGGTTATGTAGAACGCGAGAACGCCGTTCAGGCGATTCATAAGGCATATGATTTAGGGATTAACTTTTTTGATACAGCGAATGTGTACGAACAAGGTGCGGCGGAAACGCTAGTAGGCGAGACGATCAAAGCTTTCCCGCGCCACTCTTATGTACTGGCGACCAAAGCATTCTGGCCAATGGGCGATCTGCCGAACGATCGAGGTCTTTCACGCAAGCATTTGACCGAGCAGTTCCATGCTAGCCTGAAGCGGCTTGATGTGGACTACGTCGATATTATGTACTGCCATCGCCATGATCCGGAAACACCGCTCTACGAAACGCTGCGCACGCTGGACGACTTCGTCCGCGCTGGCAAAGTGCTGTACGTCGGCGTCAGCGAATGGACTGCTTCGCAGATCGCGGAGGCGCATGCTGTTGCCGATCGTTATTTGCTGGACCGCATCGTCGTTAACCAACCCCAATACAATATGTTCAACCGCTACATAGAGCCTGAAATCATTCCTTACAGCGAGCGCAGCGGCGTTGGACAAGTCGTTTTCTCCCCGCTGGCGCAAGGCTTGCTGACCGGTAAATACACTTCCGTGGACAACATTCCGGCAGACAGCCGCGCAGCCAAGCTAGATTGGATGAAAAAAGGAATCACCGAGCAAAAGCTTGCCCAAGTGCAGCAGCTTAGTTCCATCGCTTCCGAGCTGGATCTGACTGTCGGCCAACTGGCGCTTGCCTGGATTTTGCGCCAGCCGAATGTAGCCAGCGCCCTTGTCGGCGCAAGCCGTCCTGAACAGATTATCGAGAATGCCGGAGCCTCCGGCGTAAAGCTGTCGCAAGAGATTATCGATCGTATCGAGGAGATTTTAAGCGGCCAAAACTGA
- a CDS encoding transcriptional regulator, HxlR family, whose amino-acid sequence MATNNYIPKRPDIIDCNIEKTLDVIGGKWAFLVLRELFGGTHRFGELQRRIPAVSPRALTSTLRHMEEKGVLERKVFPTVPVTVEYTLTPKGEDLHQIIKEMKLWAAKWT is encoded by the coding sequence TTGGCAACGAACAATTACATCCCCAAAAGGCCCGATATTATCGACTGTAACATTGAAAAAACGCTGGATGTGATCGGTGGCAAATGGGCGTTTCTCGTCCTGCGCGAGCTGTTCGGCGGTACGCATAGGTTCGGGGAATTGCAGCGGCGCATCCCCGCCGTCAGTCCCAGGGCATTGACCAGCACACTCCGCCATATGGAGGAGAAAGGCGTGCTGGAGCGCAAAGTATTTCCGACTGTGCCGGTCACAGTAGAGTACACGCTGACGCCGAAGGGCGAGGATTTACATCAGATTATTAAAGAAATGAAGTTATGGGCGGCCAAGTGGACCTGA
- a CDS encoding cobalt-zinc-cadmium efflux system protein, giving the protein MYDYHHLQHVKKQSRSKKTLWITLLLTLFFTIVEIVGGLLSNSLALLSDSAHMVSDVIALGLSMTAIYMASREPDSRYTFGYLRFEIIASFLNGLALAVISIGIFIEGIRRFLHPEPINFGLMLTIASIGLVVNIILTVVLSRSMKEEDNLNIRSALWHFIGDLLSSVGVILSALLILLTGLLWFDPLISLVIAAIIFTGGARITREAYLILMESVPNSFDLEQIRQSIREVEGVEDVHEMHLWAVSTDHYSLTAHVFADERIQPHCIILAINDTLQKNFGISHSTVQIEHARIHPHGEYGSAFLLRKRSGLRPPSSGPLGRP; this is encoded by the coding sequence ATGTACGACTATCATCATCTTCAGCATGTCAAAAAGCAATCCCGATCCAAAAAAACGCTCTGGATTACGCTGCTGCTCACGCTATTTTTCACCATTGTCGAAATTGTCGGCGGGCTGCTGTCCAACTCGCTCGCTCTGTTATCCGACTCCGCTCATATGGTCTCCGACGTCATCGCGCTCGGACTCAGCATGACCGCCATTTATATGGCCTCTCGCGAGCCGGATTCCCGCTATACATTCGGTTATTTGCGCTTTGAGATCATTGCTTCATTCCTGAACGGGCTGGCGCTGGCCGTCATCTCCATCGGCATTTTCATCGAGGGTATCCGGCGCTTTCTGCACCCGGAGCCGATCAACTTCGGCCTGATGCTCACGATTGCCTCCATCGGGCTCGTCGTTAATATTATCTTGACGGTGGTACTCAGCCGCAGTATGAAGGAAGAAGATAACCTGAACATCCGCAGCGCTCTCTGGCATTTTATCGGCGACCTGCTCAGCTCTGTTGGCGTCATTCTCTCTGCACTGCTCATTTTGCTCACCGGCCTGCTCTGGTTCGATCCGCTCATCAGCCTCGTCATCGCTGCTATTATCTTCACCGGAGGTGCCCGCATCACGCGGGAAGCCTACCTCATTCTTATGGAATCCGTGCCGAACAGCTTCGATCTGGAGCAGATCCGCCAATCCATCCGCGAGGTGGAAGGGGTCGAAGATGTGCATGAAATGCATCTGTGGGCCGTGTCGACCGACCATTATTCACTGACTGCCCATGTGTTCGCCGACGAGCGAATTCAGCCTCACTGCATTATTCTTGCCATCAATGACACTCTGCAAAAGAACTTCGGCATCTCCCACTCCACCGTGCAAATCGAGCATGCCCGCATCCATCCTCACGGCGAATACGGCAGCGCCTTTTTGCTCCGTAAGAGAAGCGGCCTGCGTCCGCCTTCCTCAGGTCCACTTGGCCGCCCATAA
- a CDS encoding 23S rRNA (adenine2503-C2)-methyltransferase yields MKKPSLYGFTQEQLEAWLGERGHRKFHAMQVWESLYRKRVSSFPAMVEAGVKPEVVRILEEGHAIGTLEEHTRQESVDGTVKFLFRLQDGNLIETVLMKHKFGLSVCVTTQVGCNIGCSFCASGLLAKSRDLTAGEIAEQIMRVQLFLDEAGAGQRVSHIVVMGIGEPFDNYTHLMNFLSIVQHPKGLAIGPRHITVSTSGLTAKIRDFADSGAQVNLAVSLHAPNNELRTRIMKINKAFPIEKLLESIDYYLERTRRRITLEYILLADVNDRREEAQELADLVRSRPQLLKLANVNLIPYNPVDEHSQYQRSTLEAINGFYDTLKKNGVSASVRLEHGADIDAACGQLRSKQLRGDEGKEPVAAGV; encoded by the coding sequence ATGAAAAAACCATCCCTGTACGGATTCACCCAGGAGCAGCTCGAAGCTTGGCTCGGGGAGCGGGGACATCGTAAATTCCATGCTATGCAAGTATGGGAAAGTCTGTATCGCAAGCGGGTAAGCAGCTTCCCCGCCATGGTGGAGGCAGGCGTGAAGCCGGAGGTAGTGCGGATACTTGAAGAGGGGCATGCGATCGGCACACTGGAGGAACATACGCGCCAGGAGTCGGTTGACGGCACGGTCAAATTCTTGTTCCGGCTGCAGGACGGCAATCTCATCGAGACGGTACTGATGAAGCATAAATTCGGCCTTAGCGTCTGCGTGACGACTCAGGTAGGCTGTAATATCGGCTGCAGCTTCTGTGCGAGCGGACTGCTGGCCAAAAGCCGCGACCTGACGGCAGGTGAGATTGCCGAGCAGATTATGCGCGTGCAGCTATTCCTTGACGAGGCTGGTGCGGGACAGCGTGTGAGCCATATTGTTGTCATGGGCATTGGTGAGCCTTTTGATAACTACACACATCTGATGAACTTCCTAAGCATTGTGCAGCATCCAAAGGGGCTTGCTATCGGACCGCGCCATATTACAGTGTCAACGAGCGGCCTGACGGCCAAAATCCGCGATTTCGCGGACAGCGGCGCGCAAGTCAATCTGGCGGTATCGTTGCATGCACCGAATAATGAGCTGCGCACGCGCATTATGAAGATTAACAAGGCGTTCCCGATCGAAAAGCTGCTGGAAAGCATCGATTACTACCTGGAGCGTACCCGTCGCCGGATTACGCTGGAATATATTTTGCTGGCGGATGTGAACGACCGGCGCGAAGAGGCGCAAGAGCTTGCGGATCTCGTCCGCTCGCGGCCGCAGCTGCTCAAGCTCGCCAACGTCAATCTCATCCCATACAACCCAGTGGATGAGCACAGCCAGTACCAGCGCAGTACGCTTGAGGCGATTAACGGCTTCTATGACACGCTTAAGAAAAATGGCGTAAGCGCCAGCGTTCGCCTGGAGCATGGCGCGGATATTGACGCGGCCTGCGGCCAGCTGCGCAGCAAGCAGTTACGCGGCGACGAAGGCAAGGAGCCGGTAGCGGCGGGAGTGTGA
- a CDS encoding Acetyltransferase (GNAT) family protein produces MNYWIRELQLPGDYEGIAAVWNEVLAEPKTAETLADEDSKMYKKGQLYRGSDGRLQGYDRLRRVAVAGDGRIVAYSTIWRAPWTPPGMMYHEMAVAAKEQGNGIGTELARISTEWANRHGAGTLSGWVWDDDERSMAFLQKRGYEVERRSWQSVLDLSAGEDPSSPEDGAVINRLEDEGLRFLALADLPPGEDTLKQLHELSTGTYRDIPGYQGDILPFEDWLKWGLKVDGYAPERVIIAADGDNPIGVCNVIRNVETGGMYHEYTCVHRDYRGRGIALAMKLLSIRLALREGAGYLRTDNDSLNAPMLAVNRRLGYKALRGSFRMIAKLGAASEAASVVASAGVKSDV; encoded by the coding sequence TTGAACTATTGGATCAGGGAGCTGCAGCTGCCGGGAGATTATGAGGGTATTGCTGCGGTGTGGAATGAGGTGCTGGCCGAACCGAAGACAGCAGAGACGCTGGCAGACGAGGACAGCAAAATGTACAAGAAGGGTCAGCTGTACCGTGGCAGCGACGGGCGGCTGCAAGGCTATGACCGGCTGCGCCGGGTAGCGGTAGCTGGGGACGGGCGCATCGTGGCTTACTCCACGATCTGGCGGGCGCCATGGACGCCTCCCGGCATGATGTATCATGAGATGGCCGTGGCGGCGAAGGAACAAGGCAACGGAATCGGCACGGAGCTGGCACGGATTTCAACCGAGTGGGCGAATCGGCATGGAGCCGGCACCCTGAGTGGTTGGGTATGGGATGATGACGAGCGCTCGATGGCCTTTCTCCAAAAGCGGGGCTATGAGGTGGAGCGGCGGTCCTGGCAGTCTGTGTTGGATCTGTCGGCCGGAGAGGACCCGAGCTCGCCAGAGGATGGAGCCGTCATCAATCGGCTGGAGGATGAGGGACTTCGCTTTCTGGCTTTGGCCGATTTGCCGCCTGGTGAGGATACGTTGAAACAGCTGCATGAGCTATCGACGGGTACTTACCGGGATATCCCTGGCTACCAGGGTGATATTCTGCCTTTTGAAGATTGGCTGAAGTGGGGCCTTAAGGTGGATGGATACGCTCCGGAACGAGTTATTATCGCGGCGGATGGCGATAATCCGATTGGTGTCTGCAACGTCATCCGCAATGTGGAAACGGGCGGTATGTATCATGAATACACCTGTGTCCACCGGGATTATCGTGGCCGCGGCATCGCTCTGGCGATGAAGCTGCTGTCGATCCGACTGGCGCTGCGCGAGGGAGCTGGTTACTTGCGGACGGATAATGATTCGCTCAACGCCCCCATGCTGGCCGTGAACCGCCGCCTCGGTTACAAGGCGCTGCGAGGAAGTTTTCGGATGATTGCGAAGCTTGGTGCGGCAAGTGAGGCGGCTTCCGTAGTTGCCTCGGCTGGGGTCAAAAGCGACGTTTAG
- a CDS encoding Lysophospholipase L1, with product MSWRIKRKKRTFLIPAIFSLIILSFFVFLFSMDNGDTYKKNNQKTNSNIVFTDKENVYEKIKQKDIIRYLIIGDSIGQGDGAATEFKWFNQLSKKLETTNGVISFPYKITTPGSTVFNGWFDFQNKDFNRDMDLVFISFGQNDQNIMSENQFGAVYESLIRKVKSKYKNAEIYTIIESSIQAEKMPRIIKELSDYYGTTVIDTRIAFKESSKDYKTLSFDGTHPNNDGYTLYSNYIYNHITKRLSLNPVVNVDVNKRNLYSNSSIYQEAKLTSAFEELKEGAKSSKIRFNGSYLGLSINKNSSGGKFQIYIDGKFIKELSSYNKFPITHKVLIIDELSDTEHILEIRLPDSNKKIDLKGMITE from the coding sequence ATGAGCTGGAGAATAAAAAGAAAAAAAAGAACCTTTCTTATACCTGCTATATTTTCATTGATTATCTTGTCCTTTTTTGTTTTTTTGTTCAGCATGGATAATGGAGATACTTATAAAAAAAATAATCAAAAAACGAATTCAAACATTGTGTTTACAGATAAGGAAAATGTTTACGAAAAAATAAAACAAAAAGATATTATTAGATATTTAATTATTGGCGATAGTATTGGACAAGGCGATGGAGCAGCAACAGAGTTTAAGTGGTTTAATCAACTTTCCAAAAAATTAGAAACAACTAACGGAGTAATCTCCTTTCCATATAAAATAACAACCCCGGGGTCAACAGTGTTTAATGGTTGGTTTGATTTTCAAAACAAAGACTTTAATCGTGATATGGATCTAGTGTTTATCTCCTTTGGACAAAATGACCAAAATATAATGTCAGAAAACCAATTTGGTGCTGTCTATGAGAGTTTAATTAGAAAAGTGAAGAGCAAATATAAAAACGCAGAAATTTATACAATTATTGAAAGTAGTATACAAGCAGAAAAGATGCCGCGGATTATTAAAGAGCTTTCTGACTATTACGGAACTACAGTTATTGATACTCGAATTGCTTTCAAAGAATCAAGTAAAGACTACAAAACTCTAAGCTTTGATGGTACCCATCCTAATAACGATGGTTATACCTTATATTCAAATTATATTTATAACCATATAACAAAAAGACTATCCTTAAATCCTGTGGTTAACGTAGATGTTAATAAAAGAAATTTATATTCTAACTCTTCTATTTATCAAGAAGCAAAGTTGACTTCTGCGTTCGAGGAGCTCAAAGAGGGCGCAAAAAGTTCTAAAATCAGATTTAATGGATCCTATCTTGGATTATCAATTAACAAAAACAGTTCAGGTGGTAAATTCCAGATTTATATTGATGGTAAGTTCATTAAAGAACTTAGTTCTTATAATAAATTTCCAATAACTCATAAAGTATTAATTATCGATGAACTTAGCGATACTGAGCATATCCTTGAAATCAGACTACCAGACTCCAATAAAAAAATTGATCTAAAAGGAATGATCACTGAATAG